In Yarrowia lipolytica chromosome 1F, complete sequence, a genomic segment contains:
- a CDS encoding uncharacterized protein (Compare to YALI0F10131g, weakly similar to uniprot|Q873A0 Neurospora crassa B24N11.240.gene CAD70410 and KLLA0E16016g Kluyveromyces lactis) codes for MPPTATTAALVSRTLLARKETPSCGDREKCPMPTGSQGLPIGLGVGIPILAAILICAFLHWRHLQKLKKEAEDDRDFDAASVYDEENKGFAIESSRQLPDKTGSKKGDQPPRTNYHQDFNQNDPFFDSPYILKGEGYSENYSRSLTNLSAPYSGMPPPGSSSGLLPNHSGFLASLGGDRYPSSPASSVFRAPHINSSAASLASAGADTLRKPAPTYQRQEQLPKKDVQEQDMVKQPLPPPVPRMNISRPSLSNPNSPIEPLYSHNKQFSIGSVSDSEVDSPVTEDPFDRESNIVHTPVASSHGERDTDSQHQQQSSSFQSSSHTSHDSQDSFSRVMSEQSTATTPDDSEKHDKANGYFEDKDHLDHAPTVPVPAIPDQEENDMTSPPTQFDRVRSVYKVYFDENKEKAIRETALTQEGVVETPEGNLTMASDKELPELPGDVTADSFPADLTIDTEYSTSQMRDSHHSQSSSIYDHPVAAPPVSAGYTAALARVPPGATAPLSTNRGYAPVNALMIDFAPTTPDLSAVPHQHASPVGSSSPHSNWGTPPQDGYAFNHYGHGHQPPHPPHGGGYHGGAPAEAYLPQHSTSLPRRKPPPLQLKPLQTVPTPHKLDQSDLGVTSFVPSQKRIQTPTGSAPGSPVLSQSPSVGYNPLHNPLHSMTDTEMMPSPHALRKSVSLASLDFAPPTRFGRDSSRNNSLTSQFTSGGTPIPQQRPTQVRSKMDTAMMLKPSWEMRN; via the coding sequence ATGCCCCCAACAGCCACCACAGCGGCCCTGGTCTCGCGGACGCTGCTGGCCCGCAAAGAAACCCCCAGCTGCGGCGACAGAGAAAAATGTCCCATGCCCACGGGCTCCCAGGGGCTCCCGATCGGCCTGGGAGTCGGCATCCCCATTCTGGCCGCCATTCTCATCTGCGCCTTTTTGCACTGGAGACACCTGCAAAAGCTCAaaaaggaggccgaggacgACCGCGACTTTGACGCCGCCTCCGTGTACGATGAAGAGAACAAGGGCTTTGCAATCGAGTCCTCTCGCCAACTGCCCGACAAAACCGGCTCCAAGAAAGGAGACCAGCCCCCCAGAACTAACTACCACCAGGACTTTAACCAAAACGACCCGTTTTTCGACTCCCCCTACATCCTCAAGGGCGAGGGCTACTCGGAAAACTACTCGCGATCGCTCACCAACCTCTCCGCTCCCTATTCGGGCATGCCGCCCCCAGGGTCGTCGTCCGGACTCTTGCCAAACCACTCTGGGTTCTTGGCTTCTCTCGGAGGAGACAGATACCCGTCTTCTCCCGCCTCGAGTGTCTTCCGCGCACCCCATATCAACTCGAGCGCAGCCTCTCTGGCATCAGCCGGCGCAGACACCCTACGAAAACCTGCCCCGACATACCAGCGACAGGAACAGCTACCCAAAAAGGACGTGCAGGAACAAGACATGGTCAAGCAACCGCTTCCCCCTCCTGTGCCCCGCATGAACATCTCGCGACCGTCGCTGTCCAACCCCAACTCGCCCATCGAGCCCCTCTACTCACACAATAAGCAGTTCTCCATTGGTTCTGTCTCCGACTCAGAGGTTGACTCTCCCGTCACCGAGGACCCCTTTGACCGAGAGAGCAACATTGTCCACACACCGGTTGCATCTAGTCATGGAGAAAGAGACACCGACAgtcaacaccaacagcagAGCTCGTCTTTCCAGAGCAGCAGTCACACTAGTCACGATAGCCAggactccttctctcgagTCATGAGCGAACAGTCCACAGCCACCACTCCCGATGACTCCGAGAAACacgacaaggccaacgGCTACTTTGAAGACAAAGATCATCTCGATCACGCCCCTACAGTGCCTGTTCCTGCAATTCCAGACCAAGAGGAGAACGACATGACTTCTCCCCCCACTCAGTTTGACCGGGTGCGGTCCGTCTACAAGGTCTACTTTGACGaaaacaaggagaaggcgaTTCGAGAGACTGCTCTCACCCAGGAGGGAGTCGTTGAGACTCCCGAGGGTAATCTCACCATGGCTTCTGACAAGGAGCTTCCAGAGCTCCCCGGAGACGTCACCGCAGATAGCTTCCCGGCGGATCTCACCATCGACACCGAGTACAGCACTTCCCAAATGCGCGACTCGCACCACTCACAATCGTCGTCCATCTACGACCATCCTGTTGCCGCACCTCCCGTGTCAGCAGGGTATACTGCCGCCCTGGCTCGAGTTCCTCCCGGAGCCACCGCTCCTCTTTCTACTAACAGAGGCTATGCCCCCGTCAACGCACTCATGATTGACTTTGCGCCCACCACCCCGGACCTCTCTGCCGTCCCGCATCAACATGCATCTCCCGTGGGCTCCAGCAGCCCGCATTCCAACTGGGGAACCCCTCCTCAAGACGGATATGCGTTCAATCATTATGGCCACGGACAtcagcctcctcatcctcctcatgGCGGTGGTTACCATGGAGGCGCCCCTGCAGAGGCCTATCTGCCCCAACATAGTACATCCCTGCCCCGAAGAAAGCCTCCACCTCTGCAGCTCAAGCCTCTGCAGACGGTGCCTACCCCTCACAAGCTGGACCAGTCTGATTTAGGTGTGACTTCGTTTGTGCCTTCGCAGAAGCGAATTCAGACCCCCACTGGCTCAGCTCCCGGTTCTCCCGTGCTGAGTCAGTCGCCTTCGGTGGGCTACAACCCCCTGCACAACCCCCTGCATTCCATGACGGACACGGAGATGATGCCGTCTCCGCACGCACTGCGAAAGTCCGTGTCTCTGGCGTCGCTGGACTTTGCCCCTCCCACGCGGTTTGGGCgggacagcagcaggaacaACTCGCTGACTTCGCAGTTCACTTCTGGAGGAACCCCCATTCCACAGCAGCGACCTACCCAGGTGCGAAGTAAGATGGATACGGCGATGATGTTGAAGCCCAGTTGGGAGATGAGAAACTAA
- a CDS encoding uncharacterized protein (Compare to YALI0F10153g, similar to uniprot|P33313 Saccharomyces cerevisiae YBR155w CNS1 and DEHA0D09999g Debaryomyces hansenii), translating into MPPKSSQIEEIIDDAPGSPTATPPAVESTRESRPPAGWDTHRYAPGPNDPKLPPQLSEYSTATTDEFLKNMNKVPFFMRELDESGEDGGANDHLEALKALAYEGEPDEVATNFKNQGNEAYKEKRYGDALQFYDKALEVKCGVVAIDTACYINKAACNLELRNYRRCINDCKAALILDPKNQKAIFRSCTAFLAVGRAQEALELCDYAKSCEVFNDAMKNIETAAKKKLADNIAREKRELARKEIAEATEKNLELAIKVRKILQITTKAPPALPDGVSIHLEDPLDPTSTLLVPVLLLYPCDLQSDFLAEVDIGSTPGQALNTVFEHPPMWFSGDHVAQYDVKNLEVFVQTESGGLVKIGKKVSFESVLSAPKPKVPLIDNVITLHCVPKEKREQWLKTWSKDKAQKEMI; encoded by the coding sequence ATGCCCCCCAAAAGCTCCCAGATTGAAGAAATCATTGACGACGCCCCGGGGTCGCCCACAGCCACACCTCCGGCGGTCGAAAGCACGCGGGAAAGCCGCCCGCCCGCAGGATGGGACACCCACCGGTACGCCCCAGGACCCAATGACCCCAAACTGCCGCCGCAATTATCCGAGTACTCGACGGCGACGACCGACGAGTTTCTCAAGAACATGAACAAGGTGCCGTTTTTCATGCGGGAGCTCGACGAGAGCGGCGAGGACGGCGGAGCCAACGACCACctggaggctctcaaggctctggcGTACGAAGGCGAGCCCGACGAGGTGGCCACCAACTTCAAGAACCAGGGCAACGAAGCGTACAAGGAGAAGCGGTACGGCGACGCGCTGCAGTTCTACGACAAGGCGCTGGAGGTCAAGTGTGGAGTGGTGGCCATTGACACCGCCTGctacatcaacaaggcGGCGTGCAATCTGGAGCTCCGCAACTACCGACGATGCATCAACGACTGCAAGGCGGCGCTGATTCTGGATCCCAAGAACCAGAAGGCCATTTTCCGGTCGTGCACGGCATTTTTGGCGGTCGGGCGGGCCCAGGAAGCCCTCGAGCTGTGCGACTACGCAAAGTCTTGCGAGGTGTTCAATGATGCCATGAAAAACATTGAAACTGCCGCCAAAAAGAAGCTGGCCGACAACATTGCTCGGGAAAAGCGAGAGCTCGCACGAaaggagattgccgaggCTACAGAGAAGAATCTGGAGCTCGCCATCAAGGTGCGAAAGATCCTGCaaatcaccaccaaggcgCCTCCTGCTCTGCCTGACGGCGTTTCCATCCATCTCGAGGACCCTCTGGACCCCACCTCCACTCTTCTTGTGCCTGTGTTGCTGCTGTATCCCTGTGATCTTCAGTCAGACTTTCTGGCCGAGGTCGATATCGGCTCCACTCCGGGCCAGGCGCTCAACACCGTGTTTGAGCATCCGCCCATGTGGTTCTCCGGCGACCACGTGGCCCAGTACGACGTCAAGAACCTCGAGGTGTTTGTGCAGACTGAGTCTGGAGGTCTGGTCAAGATTGGAAAGAAGGTGTCGTTTGAGAGCGTGCTGTCTGCGCCCAAGCCAAAGGTGCCGCTCATTGACAATGTCATCACTCTGCATTGCGTGCCTAAGGAGAAGCGGGAGCAGTGGCTGAAGACGTGGAGCAAGGACAAGGCtcagaaggagatgattTAG
- a CDS encoding uncharacterized protein (Compare to YALI0F10175g, no similarity), producing MFSPNPSKKPMKSCMKKCDSSMSCSSTSQTVSLGYKNTSTACSSSSVATDFSVSSCESSQMDSPLSSSVFSSHSTVSPDYITAYGTITPSMHSSSLGKSLSDLELSKSHHHHQVVETEDSDDTFETQFECEVEVEAEAEADAEEEEQQQLQAAKMAQPVTSKYPYTSYSYEPRVFESLCDEIEQDNRGRTVRRDQKRYSYQQLCQLRQQLELLERARIAGLKGGPLDLHDVREMIDKMRE from the coding sequence ATGTTCAGCCCCAACCCTTCGAAAAAGCCGATGAAGAGCTGTATGAAAAAGTGTGACAGCTCCATGTCGTGCTCGTCGACATCCCAGACGGTTTCTCTGGGGTACAAAAACACCAGCACGGCGtgctcatcttcgtcgGTGGCCACGGACTTCTCCGTGTCGTCCTGTGAGTCTTCCCAGATGGACAGTCCGTTATCGTCATCCGTTTTTTCGTCCCATAGCACCGTTTCACCCGACTACATCACCGCCTATGGCACCATCACTCCTTCCATGCACAGCTCGAGTCTCGGCAAGTCTCTGAGCGATCTGGAGTTGAGCAAGAgccaccatcatcatcaagtGGTCGAGACGGAGGATAGCGACGACACTTTTGAGACCCAGTTTGAATGTGAGGTGGAAGTGGAGGCCGAGGCAGAAGCCgacgccgaggaggaggagcagcagcagctgcaggcGGCCAAAATGGCGCAGCCCGTGACGTCCAAGTATCCGTACACGTCGTACAGCTACGAGCCGCGGGTGTTTGAGAGTCTGTGtgacgagattgagcaggACAACCGAGGTCGAACCGTGCGCCGAGACCAGAAGCGGTACTCATACCAGCAGCTGTGCCAGCTGAGACAGCagttggagctgctggagcggGCGCGAATCGCTGGATTGAAGGGTGGCCCGTTGGACCTGCATGATGTTCGGGAGATGATTGATAAGATGAGGGAGTAG
- a CDS encoding uncharacterized protein (Compare to YALI0F10197g, similar to uniprot|Q9HGY3 Candida boidinii D-amino acid oxidase), with the protein MVQKDEKIAILGAGITGLYIAYILTEKGYSNIHMTAQYLPGDTSIDYTSPWAGGNFCAISGSDPATLVYDKETYLGLAPIFDTWGAAKGFERLPITEFWDFEPPKQKIESLKTYLKDFQILPSSELPEGAKFGVRYLTYNFNCPVVLVSFKKYLESKGVTFERKTVQNLSDAFGDAKVLFNATGLGARTLGEVEDKRCFPTRGQVVVVRVPSVKENRVRWGTDYATYIIPRPGSGGHVVCGGFLQKDRYTASTFGEEAEDIIRRTTQLMPELKGAEIVRDAAGLRPSREGGVRIERQVDLQGRTIIHDYGAGGAGYQSGYGMAKHAISLMEWDSKL; encoded by the exons ATGGTCCAAAAAGACGAAAAAATCGCCATTCTCGG CGCCGGTATCACCGGACTCTACATTGCCTACATTCTTACCGAAAAAGGCTACTCCAACATCCACATGACCGCCCAGTATCTTCCCGGAGACACGTCTATCGACTACACGTCTCCCTGGGCCGGTGGCAATTTCTGCGCCATTTCTGGCTCCGATCCCGCCACCCTGGTGTACGACAAAGAGACCTATCTCGGCCTGGCTCCCATTTTCGACACCTGGGGTGCCGCCAAGGGGTTTGAGCGGCTCCCTATCACCGAATTCTGGGACTTTGAGCCCCCCAAACAGAAAATTGAGTCTCTCAAAACCTACCTCAAGGACTTTCAAATTCTCCCCTCTTCCGAGCTTCCCGAGGGCGCCAAGTTTGGCGTGCGGTACCTCACCTACAACTTCAACTGTCCGGTTGTTCTGGTAAGTTTCAAAAAGTACCTCGAGTCCAAGGGCGTCACGTTTGAGCGAAAGACCGTGCAGAACCTCAGCGACGCGTTCGGAGACGCCAAGGTGCTGTTCAATGCAACTGGTCTGGGAGCTCGAACACTGGGCGAGGTCGAAGACAAACGGTGCTTCCCTACGCGGGGTcaggtggttgtggtgcGGGTCCCTTCTGTGAAGGAGAACCGGGTGCGGTGGGGCACGGACTACGCGACCTACATTATTCCCCGGCCCGGCTCtggaggtcacgtggtgtGTGGAGGATTCCTGCAGAAGGATCGGTACACTGCGTCCACGTTTGgcgaggaggccgaggatATTATTCGACGAACCACACAGCTTATGcccgagctcaagggcgCGGAGATTGTGCGGGACGCTGCTGGTCTGCGCCCTTCTCGAGAGGGTGGAGTTCGGATTGAGCGGCAGGTGGATCTGCAGGGTCGGACCATTATCCACGACTatggtgctggaggagctggttACCAGAGTGGCTATGGTATGGCCAAGCATGCCATTAGTTTGATGGAGTGGGACAGTAAGTTGTAA
- a CDS encoding uncharacterized protein (Compare to YALI0F10219g, weakly similar to uniprot|Q9YBD7 Aeropyrum pernix Hypothetical protein APE1660 and DEHA0B08569g Debaryomyces hansenii): protein MSPLDIYQRDMDKFFRAGRVYAVAGASTNRAKFGYKVTQWYKDRSLPVTPINPKKEEILGLQSVQKLGEVPYDGKLLQDFGSSAGAGVSVSVITPPAVSAELVKEAAGYHGNVKALWFQPGSYTREIVQQARDAGIETVIADDECILVSGDHLMREAKL, encoded by the coding sequence ATGTCCCCTCTCGACATTTATCAGCGCGATATGGACAAGTTTTTTCGAGCCGGCCGAGTCTACGCTGTGGCAGGCGCGTCGACCAACCGGGCAAAATTCGGATACAAGGTGACGCAGTGGTACAAGGACCGGTCTCTTCCGGTGACGCCCATCAATCCCAAAAAAGAGGAGATTCTGGGTCTTCAGAGCGTCCAGAAGCTGGGCGAGGTTCCTTATGATGGCAAGTTGCTTCAGGATTTCGGCTCTTCTGCCGGAGCCGGCGTTTCTGTGTCGGTTatcactcctccagcggTGTCTGccgagctggtcaaggaggctgctgggTACCATGGCAACGTCAAGGCTCTGTGGTTCCAGCCGGGTTCTTACACTCGGGAGATTGTGCAGCAGGCGCGGGATGCTGGCATTGAGACTGTTAttgccgacgacgagtgcATTCTTGTGTCCGGCGATCATCTCATGAGGGAGGCAAAGTTGTGA
- a CDS encoding uncharacterized protein (Compare to YALI0F10241g, weakly similar to uniprot|Q06593 Saccharomyces cerevisiae YPR194c OPT2 and DEHA0B16621g Debaryomyces hansenii): MEEKKTEDNHSHTDIGIGEVTGISTISWIAEKLLIPPNEEDGTYPQAVLVMAAHFEEMGDLEALHIVKESLEYHKGDPSLSLEYMDELQKLIQEVDGDKIDTSQFDESDQQDEQGADADEIDPDATPTSSTSHDDIARQESVNSFGERLSTKESTKSDLLMDPGSVWSEIKYNACLFRHWSPYPQVRTVTDPFDDPEEECETLRVYVIGTIWVAIAAFVNQFFQPRQPPIQLSVTVVQLFLYPSGRLWQYIFPDWGFRYKGKRYSLNPGPWTQKEQLLATLMASVSNIPAYIDYNIFVQYLPMYFNQKFALNFGYMFMLMFTSQFMGFGMVGLLRKLAVYPAKAMWPTILPTLAVNRALLAPGRKENINGWTISRYLFFLIVTVGAFLYFWVPNYLFTALSTFNWMTWIKPQDLDLAAITGSISGLGFNPIPTFDWNVANGLVQVLFIPIPSLLNIYGGFAFGGLIIASVWYTNVYWAGYLPINSNAVFDNTGKEFDVSKILTNNLFDEKKYKEYSPPYYSAANLVLYGGFFALYPLSFFHLCFTEWHLMKNSLVDIYKSMRDWKKSNYYGFKDHFSTTMSRYPETPQWWYLAILLITFGMAIALIEHWDTKAPVWLLIVVIIFNFIFLIPFTVILSVSGAQLTLNVIIEMIVGYSIPGKAIAMMILKAYSVQIQSQAQNFISDQKTGHYGRLPPRAMFRAQMWATLCAGLVVIGVMQYQLTGIEHICDQKYQAEHEKFTCPGEMVFFSAAIVWSIIGPKKIFNKQYPMLRWCFLIGFGIAIIFAVIHKWGPDFYRKRRPDKKDQILKVQRRLQTFNPSVFVYGMLNYAPYNLSFMTGGIYAAVFFNMYVRNRWPAWWEKYVYIFGSAMNTGIAVSAIVIFFALQYTNVNLSWWGNNVSTAGIDLTGAGRLSIPKVGFFGPDSANFP, encoded by the coding sequence AtggaagagaaaaaaaccgAAGACAATCACTCACATACGGATATTGGTATTGGAGAGGTGACAGgaatctccaccatctcgtGGATCGCCGAAAAGCTGCTGATTCCGCCCAATGAGGAAGACGGCACGTATCCACAGGCCGTCCTCGTCATGGCAGCCCATTTCGAGGAGATGGGCGATCTCGAGGCGCTCCATATCGTCAAGGAGTCGCTGGAATACCACAAGGGAGACCCCTCCTTGTCGCTGGAGTACATGGACGAGCTGCAAAAGCTGATCCAGGAGGTAGATGGCGACAAGATTGATACCAGCCAATTTGATGAGTCCGATCAACAGGATGAACAAGGTGCTGATGCCGACGAGATCGATCCCGACGCCACACCGACCTCTTCTACCAGCCACGACGATATCGCCCGGCAGGAGTCTGTCAACTCATTTGGAGAACGATTGTCCACCAAAGAGTCGACCAAATCGGACCTGTTGATGGACCCCGGCTCTGTGTGGAGCGAAATCAAGTACAACGCGTGTTTATTCCGTCATTGGAGTCCCTATCCTCAGGTTAGAACCGTCACAGACCCGTTTGACGACCCCGAAGAAGAGTGTGAAACTCTGCGAGTTTACGTGATTGGAACAATCTGGGTCGCCATTGCCGCCTTTGTCAACCAGTTTTTCCAGCCCCGACAGCCACCCATCCAACTGTCCGTCACCGTGGTCCAACTGTTTCTGTATCCGTCGGGCCGTCTTTGGCAGTACATTTTCCCTGACTGGGGCTTCAGATACAAGGGGAAACGGTACTCGTTGAATCCGGGGCCGTGGACCCAGAAAGAACAGCTTCTGGCGACCCTCATGGCCTCGGTTTCCAACATCCCGGCCTACATTGACTACAACATTTTCGTGCAGTATCTGCCCATGTATTTCAACCAGAAGTTTGCCCTCAACTTTGGCTACATGTTCATGCTCATGTTCACGTCGCAGTTCATGGGATTTGGAATGGTGGGTCTGCTGCGAAAACTGGCCGTGTATCCGGCCAAGGCCATGTGGCCCACGATTCTGCCGACTCTGGCTGTCAACCGGGCTCTTTTGGCGCCAGGAAGAAAGGAGAACATCAACGGATGGACCATTTCGCGatatctcttctttctcatTGTCACCGTCGGTGCCTTCCTCTACTTCTGGGTGCCCAACTACCTGTTTACCGCGTTATCCACCTTCAACTGGATGACCTGGATCAAGCCCCAGGACCTGGATCTGGCCGCCATCACAGGAAGCATTTCCGGGCTGGGATTCAACCCCATCCCCACCTTTGACTGGAACGTGGCCAACGGCCTTGTGCAGGTTCTCTTCATTCCAATTCCGTCACTGCTCAACATTTACGGAGGCTTCGCGTTTGGAGGACTCATCATCGCCTCAGTATGGTACACCAACGTCTACTGGGCAGGCTATCTGcccatcaactccaacgcGGTTTTCGACAACACCGGCAAAGAGTTTGATGTGTCCAAGATTCTCACCAACAACCTGTTTGACGAAAAGAAATACAAAGAGTACTCGCCGCCGTACTACTCGGCCGCCAACCTGGTGCTCTACGGCGGCTTCTTCGCGCTCTACCccctctccttcttccaccTGTGTTTCACCGAATGGCATCTGATGAAAAACTCGTTGGTGGACATCTACAAGTCCATGAGGGattggaagaagagcaacTACTACGGCTTCAAGGAccacttctccaccaccatgtcTCGGTACCCCGAAACGCCGCAATGGTGGTACCTGGCGATTCTGCTCATCACGTTTGGAATGGCGATTGCGCTGATTGAGCACTGGGACACAAAGGCGCCCGTCTGGCTGCTCATTgtcgtcatcatcttcaacttCATCTTTCTGATCCCCTTCACGGTCATTCTGTCCGTCTCCGGAGCCCAGTTAACCCTCAACGTGATCATCGAGATGATTGTCGGCTACTCCATCCCCGGCAAGGCCATTGCCATGATGATTCTCAAGGCGTACTCGGTGCAGATCCAGTCCCAGGCCCAGAACTTCATTTCCGACCAGAAGACGGGCCATTACGGCCGTCTGCCTCCCCGAGCCATGTTCCGGGCCCAGATGTGGGCCACTCTGTGTGCGGGCCTGGTGGTGATTGGTGTCATGCAGTATCAGCTGACCGGAATCGAACATATCTGCGACCAAAAGTACCAGGCCGAACACGAAAAGTTCACCTGTCCGGGAGAaatggtcttcttctcggccgCCATTGTCTGGTCCATTATCGGCCCCAAGAAGATCTTCAACAAACAGTACCCCATGCTGCGATGGTGCTTCCTCATTGGATTCGGCATCGCCATCATTTTCGCCGTCATCCACAAATGGGGGCCCGACTTTTACCGAAAACGACGCCCCGACAAGAAAGACCAGATCCTCAAGGTCCAGCGCCGACTCCAGACCTTCAACCCCTCCGTCTTCGTCTACGGCATGCTCAACTACGCGCCCTACAACTTGTCGTTCATGACTGGCGGTATCTACGCCGCGGTTTTCTTCAACATGTACGTGCGAAACCGATGGCCAGCGTGGTGGGAAAAGTACGTGTACATTTTCGGCAGCGCCATGAACACGGGCATTGCTGTGTCGGCAATTGTTATTTTCTTTGCACTGCAATACACCAACGTCAATCTCAGCTGGTGGGGCAACAATGTCTCCACTGCGGGCATTGATTTGACCGGAGCCGGGCGCTTGTCGATTCCCAAGGTCGGATTCTTTGGTCCAGATTCTGCAAACTTCCCATGA